A genomic window from Vagococcus sp. CY52-2 includes:
- a CDS encoding DUF916 domain-containing protein codes for MKKLTLLLSLSILFFVIPLTSLGQTSDSLPLGFSVEPRFPKNQINKDIDYYYLLLKPNEQQKVLIDLTNTSSEKKTIDISLHSAKTNSNGVVEYGDSKIKKDDSLKNDFTHIVSGPSSVELNPQEKKTIELTIKMPKKQFDGVVSGGIQFMERNQNRKDRSNNRKEGSVIFNEYVYIYTMVLKETEVQVEPKLIFKGIEYLDNKLYVSYSNVAATYLYHMDADIKISKKGYTTALYEKKQSNMKMAPNSNITIPVEILDNYLDSGIYTASISVKNQDGIEEKWHEDFEVDKGLVKLLGDSNSTSSRHKKKSHTLLYLLLFFISMVILIVFFIFKRMVKMNSKTFLKNSSKKRKGK; via the coding sequence TTGAAAAAATTAACATTATTATTAAGTTTAAGTATTTTGTTTTTTGTTATTCCTTTAACATCTCTAGGACAAACATCTGATTCATTACCATTAGGTTTTAGTGTAGAACCTAGATTTCCTAAGAATCAAATAAATAAGGATATTGATTACTACTACTTATTATTAAAACCAAATGAACAGCAAAAAGTATTAATAGATTTAACCAATACTAGTTCCGAAAAAAAAACAATAGATATCTCATTGCATTCCGCTAAAACAAATTCCAACGGCGTCGTAGAATATGGTGATTCTAAAATAAAAAAGGACGATTCTTTGAAAAATGATTTCACTCATATTGTCAGTGGTCCATCGAGTGTAGAATTAAATCCTCAAGAAAAAAAAACGATAGAATTAACGATTAAGATGCCTAAAAAACAGTTTGATGGCGTAGTATCTGGTGGTATCCAATTTATGGAAAGAAATCAAAATAGAAAAGATCGGTCAAACAATAGAAAAGAAGGCTCAGTCATTTTTAATGAATATGTATATATCTATACAATGGTGTTAAAAGAGACTGAGGTACAAGTAGAACCAAAATTAATTTTTAAAGGGATAGAGTATTTAGATAATAAACTTTATGTGAGTTATTCTAATGTAGCAGCAACCTATTTATATCATATGGATGCTGACATCAAGATAAGTAAAAAAGGTTATACCACTGCATTGTACGAAAAGAAACAATCCAATATGAAGATGGCACCTAATTCTAATATTACTATTCCAGTGGAAATTTTAGATAATTATCTTGATTCTGGCATCTATACTGCGAGTATTTCTGTAAAAAATCAGGATGGTATAGAAGAAAAATGGCATGAGGATTTTGAGGTTGATAAAGGTTTAGTAAAACTGTTGGGAGATAGTAATTCAACTTCTTCTCGTCATAAGAAAAAAAGCCATACCCTTCTTTATTTATTATTATTTTTTATCAGTATGGTCATATTAATCGTCTTTTTTATTTTTAAAAGAATGGTAAAAATGAATTCCAAAACGTTTTTAAAGAATTCGTCTAAAAAACGTAAAGGTAAGTAA